In the Colwellia sp. 20A7 genome, one interval contains:
- a CDS encoding ATP-binding protein: MKFRTRIFSISILTVSAVLAVIVSLSWSRIMKVELEQLDARLCMEEKRIMDFYLRKERRGNNPLSTFPVASNVANADDWLINDLTQKLRINSASQLMLFVESNESGVLTQSDGVDVQAVISTLNSESEEQFTSADRNGATVLCHLVFFEHNKSQWRASFYHTAQAQSFIAVDVSATTNQLKSTLREALIVVIPFSLLLCVLGAWFITSNTIRPINRLQKSMNMVTKKDLSHRLPEHKADQEFKILIAAYNTMLERLEDSFQQISRFTADAAHELKTPLTVLRGKLEQAVINENVDQLDLNAILDEVGHLSAITRKLLLLSQADAGSMALHLEAINITDLLDELTADMELLSDELVLHCAIEQALIIQGDAVLLRQLLNNVLVNVMRYSLHEKGVTIQAKQNGGQIDVLISNFCLPMSDAVRVRLFERFYRGEPEHMQGLSGSGLGLSLAREITRAHDGDLIIETSDKELFTLRLSLPIAK; the protein is encoded by the coding sequence ATGAAGTTTCGTACGCGTATTTTTTCTATATCTATCTTAACGGTAAGTGCTGTGCTCGCGGTTATTGTTAGCTTAAGTTGGTCACGTATTATGAAAGTGGAGCTTGAGCAACTTGATGCCCGCCTTTGTATGGAAGAAAAGCGCATAATGGACTTTTATTTGCGTAAAGAACGTCGTGGAAATAATCCGTTGAGCACATTTCCCGTGGCAAGTAACGTAGCTAATGCTGATGACTGGCTTATTAATGATTTAACGCAGAAGTTGCGCATTAACTCTGCTAGTCAACTGATGTTATTCGTTGAATCAAATGAATCTGGCGTATTAACACAATCTGATGGTGTAGACGTTCAAGCAGTAATAAGTACATTAAACAGTGAGAGTGAAGAGCAATTTACCTCAGCGGATAGAAATGGGGCAACGGTGCTTTGTCATCTTGTTTTCTTTGAACATAATAAAAGCCAATGGCGAGCAAGTTTTTATCATACCGCCCAAGCACAAAGCTTTATTGCTGTTGACGTTTCCGCAACCACTAACCAACTAAAAAGTACTTTACGAGAGGCACTTATCGTTGTGATCCCTTTTTCTTTATTACTTTGTGTCCTTGGTGCATGGTTTATTACCAGTAATACTATACGACCGATAAACCGCTTACAAAAATCAATGAATATGGTGACAAAAAAAGACCTAAGCCACCGCTTGCCTGAGCATAAAGCAGATCAAGAGTTTAAAATATTAATTGCAGCATACAATACGATGCTAGAGCGACTTGAAGATAGTTTTCAACAAATTTCTCGCTTCACGGCTGATGCTGCTCATGAACTTAAAACGCCACTGACGGTGTTAAGAGGCAAACTTGAACAAGCCGTTATCAATGAAAACGTCGATCAATTAGATCTCAATGCCATTCTTGATGAAGTGGGACATCTGTCGGCCATTACACGAAAACTGTTACTGCTGTCGCAGGCCGATGCTGGTTCGATGGCGCTGCATCTCGAAGCGATAAATATAACCGACTTATTAGATGAGTTAACTGCCGATATGGAGCTGTTGTCAGATGAATTGGTACTGCATTGTGCGATTGAACAAGCCTTAATCATCCAAGGTGATGCTGTATTACTAAGGCAGCTGCTAAATAATGTGCTAGTTAACGTGATGCGCTACAGCCTTCATGAGAAAGGAGTCACTATTCAAGCTAAACAAAATGGCGGTCAAATAGACGTGCTTATCAGTAACTTTTGTCTGCCTATGTCAGATGCAGTGAGAGTTAGATTATTCGAACGTTTTTATCGTGGCGAGCCTGAGCATATGCAAGGACTATCGGGCAGCGGCCTTGGGTTAAGTCTAGCGCGAGAAATTACCCGAGCACATGATGGCGATCTCATTATTGAAACGAGCGATAAAGAGCTATTTACTCTGCGATTGTCGTTGCCGATAGCTAAATAA
- a CDS encoding TonB-dependent receptor gives MTSKVINQPLFKLTKISLAMLCVTSVNGYAAQQAEKEIEKSLEEVVVVAQKRAQSIQDVPVTITAYDGDFLESIGIGELDALSDITPGLVIQEQSPNNPGFVIRGITSDSGSSQSSSRVSVYYNGVDVSRSRGSYFELFDVEGIEVVKGPQATLFGTAASVGAISVATRKPEQDFSAQIKASVGNFSAKNLSGFVTGGSNLVQGRFAFTSRTRDGFIENIAGNDDSQSAGGFVQEDMHALDHVSYRPSLRITPNNDVTIDLVYTYEKNDDSGTSFKNGLYAPTGGDTSPYSFVELSGSPLAKDVFGKEDLGVERTVNDLNLTVNWDVNDNLTVTSITAQRSFDSLEVFDGDGTQAWFLEFAEAAEGDQFSQELRAVYTAGDFTTIFGASYFDEDGSQAVPFSTEESVFLNCLGLLGSDLPCINTDGSVNVLTPYLTEGAATLLPYSLEFTNYGENTAYSAFADVSYRATNALELTAGLRYVKEEKRSGYQSDAPNSILTGAALFTVDTGGEIFYAEADYDDWLPRFNALYEINPTTNVYATISKGRRSEVLEVSSMSTAQGDAAISVSEVPAEVIWNYETGVKGKALQNRVDYSVAMFYQEYSNFQVTLQDEEGVAYSADAGSATNLGFEAEIRALLSDEFEVFANTAFLDAEIDDDSNNGQLAGNTFRLQPEWTFSTGLFYGTEISNSLSLTSSLIYSYRTEVFFEPENAPISGLDISQEAFGLMSARVGIASNSNWSVNLYANNLLDEEYLVDAGNTGGGFGNPTFVAGAPRMFGVEFTMNFGTAGL, from the coding sequence ATGACAAGTAAAGTTATTAATCAACCTTTATTTAAACTAACAAAAATTTCTCTAGCGATGTTATGCGTTACATCAGTAAATGGTTATGCAGCACAGCAAGCTGAAAAAGAAATAGAAAAATCTTTGGAAGAAGTTGTGGTTGTTGCACAGAAACGCGCGCAATCAATTCAAGATGTACCTGTAACAATAACGGCTTATGATGGTGATTTTCTAGAAAGTATAGGCATTGGTGAGTTAGATGCATTGTCTGACATAACACCAGGGCTTGTAATTCAAGAGCAAAGCCCAAACAATCCAGGATTTGTTATTCGCGGCATAACCTCAGACAGTGGCTCTTCACAATCATCATCACGCGTTTCTGTATACTATAATGGCGTAGATGTTTCTCGTTCACGAGGCTCATACTTTGAACTATTTGATGTTGAAGGCATTGAAGTTGTAAAAGGGCCACAAGCAACCTTGTTTGGTACTGCCGCTTCTGTTGGTGCAATCAGTGTTGCTACTCGTAAACCTGAACAAGACTTTTCCGCACAAATTAAAGCCTCGGTTGGTAACTTTTCCGCTAAAAACTTAAGTGGTTTTGTTACCGGCGGTAGCAATCTAGTACAAGGTCGCTTTGCCTTTACTTCCCGTACTCGTGACGGTTTTATTGAAAATATAGCGGGTAATGATGATTCACAAAGTGCTGGCGGATTCGTTCAAGAAGACATGCATGCACTTGATCATGTTTCTTATCGTCCATCTCTACGCATTACCCCAAACAACGACGTAACGATTGATCTTGTATACACCTATGAAAAAAATGATGACTCTGGTACCTCATTTAAAAATGGTTTATACGCACCAACGGGTGGTGATACTAGCCCATACAGTTTTGTAGAATTATCAGGTTCACCACTTGCTAAAGACGTATTTGGTAAAGAAGATTTAGGGGTAGAACGTACCGTTAACGACCTAAACCTGACCGTTAACTGGGATGTAAACGATAACCTAACCGTTACTTCAATTACGGCGCAACGTAGCTTTGATTCGTTAGAAGTTTTCGACGGTGACGGAACACAAGCTTGGTTTCTAGAATTTGCAGAAGCCGCTGAAGGCGATCAATTTAGCCAAGAATTACGTGCTGTTTATACAGCGGGTGACTTCACGACTATTTTTGGTGCTAGCTACTTTGATGAAGACGGCAGCCAAGCAGTGCCATTTAGTACAGAAGAGTCGGTATTCTTAAATTGTCTTGGTTTATTAGGAAGTGACTTACCCTGTATTAATACAGATGGTAGTGTTAACGTATTAACTCCATATTTAACAGAAGGAGCCGCAACGCTACTTCCTTATTCGCTTGAATTTACTAACTATGGTGAAAATACTGCCTATTCAGCCTTTGCTGATGTTAGTTACCGTGCCACTAACGCATTAGAGCTAACCGCTGGTTTACGTTATGTAAAAGAAGAAAAACGCAGTGGTTATCAGTCAGACGCGCCAAATAGTATATTAACAGGCGCAGCATTATTCACCGTGGATACTGGTGGTGAAATTTTCTACGCAGAAGCCGATTATGACGACTGGTTACCACGCTTTAATGCATTATATGAAATTAATCCGACAACTAACGTATATGCAACTATTTCAAAAGGCAGACGTTCTGAAGTCTTAGAAGTTAGCTCAATGTCTACTGCACAAGGTGATGCTGCTATCTCGGTTAGCGAAGTACCTGCAGAAGTTATTTGGAACTACGAAACAGGGGTTAAAGGTAAAGCATTACAAAACCGCGTGGATTACTCTGTGGCAATGTTCTACCAAGAGTATTCAAACTTCCAAGTTACTTTACAAGATGAAGAAGGCGTTGCTTATTCCGCTGATGCTGGCTCTGCAACTAATCTTGGTTTTGAAGCCGAAATAAGAGCCTTACTTAGCGATGAATTTGAAGTATTTGCAAACACTGCTTTCCTTGATGCAGAAATTGATGATGACAGCAACAATGGCCAATTAGCCGGTAATACCTTTAGATTACAACCTGAATGGACATTCAGTACAGGTTTGTTCTACGGTACTGAAATATCAAACTCATTAAGCCTAACGAGTTCATTAATATACAGCTACCGTACAGAAGTATTCTTTGAACCTGAAAATGCCCCAATCTCCGGCTTAGACATCAGCCAAGAAGCATTTGGTTTAATGAGTGCTCGTGTTGGTATCGCGAGTAATTCAAATTGGTCTGTAAACTTATATGCTAACAACCTTCTTGATGAAGAATATTTAGTTGATGCGGGGAATACTGGTGGTGGATTTGGCAACCCTACTTTTGTAGCGGGTGCCCCTCGTATGTTTGGTGTTGAGTTCACAATGAACTTTGGTACTGCGGGCTTATAA
- a CDS encoding YgjP-like metallopeptidase domain-containing protein — translation MPSSTVKLAPLKYLSSYSIEVQDQISTMIEKDTLGNFLLQKHPQTHHINNDKMLREYVMNLKNTHLRKSSPLSKVIYDKKIHVVNNALGLHTFISRVQGNKLKSKNEIRISDIFKTAPEVFLEMIVVHELAHIRIKPHDKAFYQLCQHMLPDYHQLEFEMRLYLTQLELKGPIY, via the coding sequence ATGCCATCCTCAACAGTTAAACTAGCGCCATTAAAGTATTTATCTTCATATTCAATTGAAGTACAAGATCAAATCAGCACGATGATCGAAAAAGATACATTAGGTAATTTTCTACTTCAGAAACATCCTCAAACACATCATATTAACAACGATAAAATGCTTCGTGAATATGTCATGAATTTAAAGAATACTCATTTACGAAAGTCATCCCCATTAAGTAAAGTTATTTACGATAAAAAAATACATGTTGTAAATAATGCTTTGGGCTTGCATACATTTATTTCAAGAGTTCAGGGGAATAAGTTAAAAAGTAAAAATGAAATACGAATTAGCGATATTTTCAAAACGGCACCAGAGGTATTCTTAGAAATGATTGTTGTTCATGAGTTAGCTCACATCAGGATCAAGCCGCACGATAAAGCATTTTATCAATTGTGCCAACATATGCTGCCAGACTATCATCAGTTAGAATTTGAGATGCGTTTATATCTAACTCAACTCGAATTAAAAGGTCCTATTTACTAA
- a CDS encoding alkaline phosphatase D family protein yields the protein MSNTSRRKFLKLTTGLSAGSVLALAVSTSLTGCAALQKESLSNVEFKHGVASGDPLNNALIIWTRVSVLKDTMQSSATVAWELASDAEFKNIIRNGTEKTDKRRDFTIKIDVQDLQPNTEYFYRFVGLASLSPVGRGKTLPIDNVEQIKMVVVSCSNYPAGYFNAYSDAAKQEDLDVVLHLGDYIYEYPMGGYATNNAEKIGRQLAADNSGEIITLSDYRKRYAIYKTDKGLQALHAAAPFIAVWDDHEISNDTYKSGAENHSANEGDFFKRRAAAIQAYYEWLPIRPPMGEQNPQIYRTFDFGNLLSLHMLDTRVIARDKQLSYADYRDKSSKAMDIAKFAQDLNDPKRKLLGKTQLNWLTSAVGNSKAKWQVLGQQVLMTKMWLPTEIFSQADRNDIPRVVAELGAIKQDVLNNKTVTAEQLARVNTLMPYNLDAWDGYPAEREALYNSVSALNKQLIVVAGDTHNAWYGTLKDVKGNAVGVEFATPGVTSPGMESYLSIDTAQAQKMAQGLSLLINDLEYCDLSQRGYMLVTLTKQAIKTDWRYVDNILSEQFTMVNPAQRIYKA from the coding sequence ATGTCAAATACCTCTCGTCGTAAATTTTTAAAACTAACCACAGGCTTATCAGCTGGCAGTGTGCTTGCATTAGCCGTATCTACTTCGTTAACTGGCTGCGCAGCATTACAGAAAGAATCGTTAAGCAATGTTGAATTTAAGCATGGCGTTGCCAGTGGAGATCCACTAAACAATGCGCTTATTATATGGACGCGCGTCTCAGTATTAAAAGATACCATGCAATCTAGCGCAACCGTTGCGTGGGAACTGGCCAGTGATGCCGAGTTTAAAAACATTATTAGAAACGGTACTGAAAAAACAGATAAGCGTCGTGATTTTACCATCAAAATAGATGTGCAAGATTTACAACCTAACACCGAATACTTTTATCGTTTTGTTGGTTTAGCGTCATTAAGCCCAGTAGGCCGTGGTAAAACATTACCAATCGATAATGTTGAGCAAATTAAAATGGTCGTTGTGTCTTGTTCAAACTATCCTGCAGGTTATTTTAATGCTTATTCAGATGCAGCAAAGCAAGAAGATCTCGATGTGGTTTTACATTTAGGTGATTATATTTATGAATACCCCATGGGCGGTTATGCAACGAACAATGCAGAAAAAATAGGACGGCAATTAGCTGCTGATAACAGCGGTGAAATAATTACTTTAAGTGATTATCGTAAACGTTATGCCATTTATAAAACCGACAAAGGTTTGCAAGCGTTGCATGCAGCCGCGCCATTTATTGCGGTTTGGGATGATCATGAAATCAGTAACGACACCTATAAAAGTGGCGCAGAAAATCACAGTGCAAATGAAGGTGACTTTTTTAAACGCCGTGCTGCTGCAATTCAAGCCTATTACGAATGGCTACCTATTCGTCCACCAATGGGCGAGCAAAATCCACAAATATACAGAACTTTCGATTTTGGTAATCTACTTAGCTTACACATGTTAGACACGCGTGTTATCGCCAGAGACAAACAGTTGTCTTATGCCGATTACCGAGATAAAAGCAGCAAAGCCATGGATATTGCTAAATTTGCGCAAGATCTTAACGACCCTAAAAGAAAATTACTGGGTAAAACCCAATTAAACTGGTTAACGTCTGCCGTTGGTAATTCAAAAGCAAAATGGCAGGTGTTAGGTCAACAAGTGCTAATGACTAAAATGTGGTTGCCAACAGAAATATTTTCACAAGCAGATCGCAATGATATTCCTAGAGTCGTGGCTGAACTCGGCGCAATAAAACAAGATGTTTTGAATAACAAAACAGTGACGGCTGAACAGCTTGCTAGGGTGAACACGTTAATGCCATACAATTTAGATGCGTGGGATGGTTATCCTGCAGAGCGTGAAGCTCTGTATAATAGTGTCTCGGCATTAAATAAGCAGTTGATTGTGGTGGCGGGTGATACGCACAATGCATGGTATGGAACATTAAAAGATGTAAAAGGCAATGCTGTTGGTGTTGAGTTTGCAACACCTGGAGTAACCTCACCAGGTATGGAAAGCTATTTATCAATAGATACAGCACAAGCGCAAAAAATGGCTCAAGGCTTGTCTTTATTGATCAATGATTTAGAGTATTGTGATTTGTCACAACGTGGCTATATGCTTGTTACGCTAACCAAGCAAGCGATAAAAACCGACTGGCGTTATGTCGATAATATCTTGTCAGAGCAATTCACAATGGTTAATCCAGCGCAAAGAATTTATAAAGCTTAA
- a CDS encoding DsrE family protein: MKFIDLAKAKYLVAVVLMCTAGSSFAGSEAFKPGTQIKEFGKIASVDTAVAIPKNTKFKIVFDVATTGDAGTVNRKFDSLARFINMHVANGVKPENIDLALVVHGKATLDVQNAAAVEAKQLGENKNIPLLQSLLDNNVKIYLCGQSAAFYDVKTADLYPGVDMALSAMTANALLQQQGYTLNP; the protein is encoded by the coding sequence ATGAAATTTATTGATTTGGCTAAGGCGAAATATTTAGTGGCGGTAGTATTAATGTGTACGGCTGGTTCTTCGTTTGCCGGCAGTGAGGCATTTAAACCAGGCACTCAAATAAAAGAATTTGGTAAAATTGCATCGGTTGATACAGCAGTCGCAATACCCAAAAACACAAAGTTTAAGATTGTATTCGATGTCGCCACAACGGGAGATGCAGGTACGGTTAATCGTAAATTTGATAGTTTAGCGCGATTTATTAACATGCACGTAGCTAACGGTGTTAAACCTGAAAATATTGATTTGGCGTTGGTTGTACACGGTAAGGCAACACTTGACGTACAAAATGCAGCAGCGGTTGAGGCAAAGCAACTTGGTGAGAATAAAAATATACCGTTATTACAAAGCTTGCTAGATAACAATGTAAAAATTTATTTATGTGGTCAGTCAGCGGCTTTTTACGATGTTAAAACTGCAGATCTTTACCCAGGTGTTGATATGGCACTTTCAGCCATGACTGCTAATGCTTTGTTACAGCAACAAGGTTACACTTTGAATCCTTAG
- a CDS encoding efflux RND transporter periplasmic adaptor subunit has translation MKKNIKKTLLLILFIAVIIAGAGYKYSLSQQVQTVFITDIVKRGNIESVVLTNGVLYPSKLVSVGAQISGLIEKIGVQLGDEIKQGDFIAQIDNLTQQNALKEAEALLKSIDAQLRAKQAQIKVATAEFTRSKKMLATSASSQSDYDTAESVLAVYRAELDQLIAEKEKSIISVDNAQVNLGYTLIESPIDGTVIYVSVEEGQTVNNNQGTPSIIELAQLDVMTIKAQVSEADIINVSAGQKVYFTILGATGKKYYGILRAIEPGPTLLSGDDSSLKIGDDEAIYYNALFDVENPDKLLRFGMTTQVSIILEKAEDVLLVPSQVLVKKTGLKASYQVLVKNGDQAEYRNVDVGINNKIYAQILSGLNEGDEIVISQSSGLDGTASSNAIASSIAGLSGGSSRGQGGPGAGRGL, from the coding sequence ATGAAAAAAAACATTAAAAAGACCTTGCTATTAATCCTTTTTATCGCCGTTATCATCGCAGGTGCAGGCTACAAATATAGCTTGTCACAGCAGGTGCAAACGGTATTTATCACCGATATTGTTAAGCGAGGTAATATTGAGAGTGTGGTACTCACAAACGGTGTGTTATATCCGTCTAAATTGGTTAGTGTCGGTGCTCAAATTTCAGGGCTGATTGAAAAAATTGGTGTTCAGTTGGGCGATGAAATTAAGCAAGGTGATTTTATTGCTCAAATCGATAATTTGACCCAACAAAATGCTTTAAAAGAAGCCGAAGCTTTACTCAAGAGCATTGATGCTCAGTTACGGGCAAAACAAGCTCAAATTAAAGTGGCGACTGCTGAGTTTACGCGAAGTAAAAAGATGCTGGCGACTAGTGCGAGCTCACAATCGGACTATGACACTGCTGAATCTGTACTGGCAGTTTATCGAGCAGAGCTAGATCAATTAATTGCTGAGAAAGAGAAATCTATTATCAGTGTAGATAACGCTCAGGTTAATTTAGGTTACACCCTTATTGAGTCGCCTATCGATGGCACAGTCATCTATGTTTCGGTGGAAGAAGGTCAAACGGTCAATAACAATCAAGGTACACCAAGTATTATTGAGCTAGCACAACTTGATGTCATGACTATTAAGGCACAGGTTTCTGAAGCCGATATTATAAACGTTAGTGCCGGACAAAAAGTTTATTTTACTATTTTGGGTGCAACAGGCAAGAAATATTACGGTATTTTACGCGCCATTGAGCCAGGCCCAACATTACTTAGCGGTGACGATAGTTCGTTGAAAATTGGTGACGATGAAGCGATTTATTACAATGCCTTGTTTGATGTTGAAAACCCAGATAAGTTATTGCGCTTTGGCATGACGACACAAGTTTCTATTATTCTTGAAAAAGCAGAAGACGTCTTACTTGTACCTTCACAAGTGTTAGTTAAAAAAACTGGTCTAAAGGCTTCTTATCAAGTGCTAGTGAAAAATGGCGATCAAGCTGAATATCGAAATGTCGACGTTGGCATTAATAATAAAATATACGCACAGATATTATCAGGGTTGAACGAAGGTGATGAGATAGTGATTAGTCAGTCTTCAGGTCTTGACGGAACGGCTTCCTCTAATGCTATAGCCAGCTCAATAGCGGGATTATCAGGTGGCAGTTCACGTGGACAAGGCGGACCGGGTGCAGGTAGGGGGTTATAA
- a CDS encoding MacB family efflux pump subunit, translating into MTNALIKLVDVSRSFTAGDNELTVLKNINLQINRGEMIAIIGASGSGKSTLMNILGCLDKPNKGSYFINGQDTSTMGEDELAALRREYFGFIFQRYHLLSDLSALGNVEVPALYANEDKHSRQEKAKQLLTRLGLGDRLDHKPNQLSGGQQQRVSVARALVNGGDVILADEPTGALDSTSGDEMMKLLQELHSDGHTIILVTHDPNIAEFADRVIEIKDGEIISDKANVNNPSNIEQETYRVANEGKVVEGKLPESTKKKANNKTRERINWSRYFEALKMAIIAMSNNRLRTFLTMLGIIIGIASVVSVVALGAGSQQQIMDNIASMGTNTIEIKPGTGRGDRRSGRVHSLTAEDAKALKTLSFVDSATPTVRANVAIRYSSETVTGSVQGVGTDYFRVRGYDLAKGQYFGEDSIDALEQVAVIDVNTEQALFADGNALGNVIFLGRLPVRVIGVTKPIESMSGNSDELNVWLPYTTVSGRIFRQDYVDDITVRVDENVSSEMAEQGIIKLLTMRHDTVDFFTINTDTIRKSIEKTSETMTLLISAIAFISLLVGGIGVMNIMLVSVTERTKEIGIRIAVGARQMDILRQFLIEAVLVCFCGGALGIGLAYLAGVIFSYSGSEFQMIYSSTSIIAAFACSTLIGILFGYLPARNAAKLNPIEALSRD; encoded by the coding sequence ATGACTAATGCACTGATCAAACTTGTTGATGTGAGCCGTAGTTTTACTGCGGGGGATAATGAACTTACGGTTTTAAAAAATATTAACTTGCAGATTAATCGTGGTGAAATGATAGCTATTATCGGCGCATCTGGTTCAGGAAAGTCGACACTAATGAACATTCTTGGCTGTCTGGATAAACCAAACAAAGGCAGTTATTTCATCAATGGACAAGATACTTCCACTATGGGAGAAGATGAACTTGCTGCATTACGACGTGAATACTTTGGTTTTATTTTTCAGCGCTATCATCTATTAAGTGATTTAAGTGCACTGGGCAATGTAGAAGTACCAGCATTGTATGCCAATGAAGATAAGCACTCTCGACAAGAAAAAGCGAAACAACTACTTACACGCCTTGGCTTAGGCGATCGTTTAGATCATAAACCAAACCAACTAAGTGGTGGTCAGCAGCAACGTGTTAGTGTCGCCAGAGCTTTAGTTAATGGTGGCGACGTTATTCTTGCCGATGAGCCAACTGGAGCATTAGATAGCACCAGTGGCGATGAGATGATGAAGTTGCTTCAGGAGCTACATAGCGATGGTCATACCATTATTTTGGTAACACACGATCCTAATATCGCAGAGTTTGCTGATCGCGTTATTGAGATAAAAGATGGAGAAATTATTAGCGATAAAGCTAATGTGAATAACCCTAGCAACATTGAACAAGAAACTTATAGAGTCGCTAATGAAGGCAAAGTAGTTGAAGGTAAACTCCCTGAAAGTACTAAGAAAAAAGCTAATAACAAAACTCGCGAGCGTATTAACTGGTCGCGTTATTTTGAAGCCTTGAAAATGGCTATTATTGCCATGTCCAATAACCGTTTGCGTACATTCCTTACCATGCTAGGGATCATCATTGGTATTGCTTCTGTTGTATCAGTAGTCGCTCTAGGCGCGGGATCGCAGCAACAAATCATGGATAATATTGCTTCAATGGGTACCAATACCATAGAGATAAAACCTGGAACAGGTCGTGGAGACCGTCGCTCTGGTCGGGTGCATTCACTCACGGCTGAGGATGCCAAGGCGCTTAAAACATTATCATTTGTCGATAGCGCTACGCCAACAGTTAGAGCGAATGTCGCTATTCGTTATTCCAGTGAAACCGTTACCGGCTCTGTTCAAGGTGTTGGCACTGATTATTTCCGTGTACGGGGTTATGACTTAGCAAAAGGACAATACTTTGGCGAAGACAGCATCGATGCACTAGAACAAGTTGCGGTAATTGACGTGAATACCGAACAAGCACTTTTTGCCGACGGTAATGCACTTGGTAATGTTATTTTTCTAGGCCGACTTCCCGTTCGCGTTATTGGCGTGACCAAGCCAATTGAAAGTATGTCTGGCAATAGTGATGAATTGAATGTTTGGTTACCTTATACCACCGTATCCGGACGAATATTCAGGCAAGACTATGTTGATGATATCACTGTAAGGGTTGACGAAAATGTATCAAGTGAGATGGCAGAACAAGGAATTATTAAGTTATTGACCATGCGGCATGATACGGTGGATTTTTTCACTATCAACACTGACACCATACGAAAAAGTATAGAAAAAACATCTGAGACCATGACGTTACTCATTTCTGCTATTGCGTTCATTTCTTTGTTAGTTGGTGGGATTGGCGTAATGAATATCATGTTGGTTTCAGTAACTGAGCGCACGAAGGAAATAGGTATACGCATAGCCGTTGGCGCTAGGCAGATGGATATTTTACGTCAATTTTTGATTGAAGCCGTATTGGTCTGTTTCTGTGGTGGCGCACTAGGTATAGGGCTAGCTTATTTGGCCGGGGTAATTTTTTCTTACTCAGGTAGTGAATTTCAAATGATATATTCTAGTACATCTATCATTGCCGCTTTTGCTTGCTCGACCCTCATTGGTATTCTATTTGGCTATCTTCCGGCCCGTAATGCGGCAAAACTTAACCCTATTGAGGCTCTGTCAAGGGATTAG